The Halomonas sp. KG2 genome segment CGGCGACAAGGCAACGCCAGGGTCGCTTGCAAATGGCCACGAATTTCGCGACGGCCTTGGGCATCAACGCCAAACTCGAGTACGACATGACAGTCGCCGGTTTGGTCACCTGCTTCTTCAGCTAGGCGTGGCAGCTTGTTCAGCGCCACAATGCCTTCTAGTCGTTCGCGGCGGGCTGCAAGCTTATAAGGCTCAACCCGGCTGGGGATTTGTGAGGTCAACATAGGCGCGCAATGATAGGCACTCGCCCCCCCGCTGTCAAAGCTGTCGGTACAATTCTTATGAGATTATCTCCCAAAACCACGTAAATAGGCAGGCTACCAAGGTTTCGTTACACTCCTTTGAACGCCGATTAATGCTCAACCAGACCTATTAAGGAGAACACTGTGCCTCAAACCAATAACGCGCCACTTGTCCTTGCATCAAGCTCTCGCTTCCGCCAAGCGCTACTGGACAAGCTATTACTGCCCTATCAGTGCTGCTCTCCAGACATCGACGAAACACCCTATCCTAATGAGACGCCCAACGCCTTAGTGCACCGCCTGGCACTCAGCAAAGCCAACGCCGTTGCTGAGCGCTTCCCCAATCATTGCATCATTGGCTCTGATCAAATAGCTCTGTTTGAGGGTGACATTCTCGGCAAACCTCATACAGAAGAGCGCGCTCGGGAGAATCTGGCGCGCTTTTCTGGCCAAAAAGTGACTTTTTTGACGGGCTTAGCATTAGTTGATACCCGCCACCAACGGCATCACGTCCATATCGAGCCGTTTGAGGTGGTTTTTCGCTCACTGAGCCAGCAAGAAATTGCACGATATGTTGCCCTTGAGCAACCTTTAGACAGCGCTGGCAGCTTCCGCATGGAAGGACTGGGGATTAGCTTGTTTGAAAAACTCGAAGGCCGAGACCCAAACGCACTCATAGGGCTCCCACTCATCGCACTATGCGACATGCTTCGCCAAGCAGGTATGAACCCACTCGGCGACGCTTAGTCGTTACTGAGCCTGAAAGCGCAAAGGAGCATGCGCATGCTGAAGCCCCAGCACTTCGGCAGCTGTTTGAGTAAAGCGGCGTGTCAAACGCTCGAAGGGGTCTAAGCTGGGCGTATAGTTCTCCCATTCAGCCTCGCCTGCCTGCTCACGAGCTACTTGCTCAAGACTGGCCAGCTCATCTATCAACCCTAGCTCTAACGCTTGCTCACCGCTCCAGATAAGCCCTGAGAAAATCTCAGGGCTGTTACTCAAACGATCACCACGCCCTGCCTTCACATCGTCTATAAACTGCTCATGGGTTTGAGTCAGAACGCCCTGCCAGAAATCAGCAGCCTCTTCATCAAGTGGCTGAAAAGGATCCAAAAAGGCTTTGTTTTCACCGGCAGTCATTACGCGACGCTCTACACCAATCTGGTTGATCGCTTCCTGGAAGCCAAAGCCAGCATAGATAACACCAATAGAGCCAACCAAGCTTGCACGGGACGCCACGATGCTATCGGCAGCTGAAGCAACGTAGTAAGCGCCGCTCGCACCAATATCCTCTATCACGGCAATAATGGGCTTGTCGCCCTGATCACGCAGCCGCATAATTTCGTCGTAAATACGCTGCGATTGCACAGGGCTTCCACCAGGACTATCAATGTGCAACACAACAGCAGCAGCGCTCTCTGATGACCATGCGCGATCCAACCCCTTAATGATGCGTTCAGCATTTGCTGGTGCATCACTGGCAATCACACCATGCACTTCCACCAGTGCTACGTGGCTCTCGGTGGGCAATGAGGCCGTTGGCTCAGCGAGAAACACGCGGTATAGCATTGCTGTTAACGGTATCAATACAATCGCTAGCAACATCAAACGAAAGAACAGCTTCCAGCGCCGGGTTCTGCGTTGCTCCGTTAAAACACCGCCAACCCAGCGGTCCATCATTTCCAACTGCGCTAATCGCTGGCGTTCGCGCAGTGTTTCGGCATCATCACTCTCCGCTCCCGGTAGCGGTTGCTTTTTGGCCTGCTGGACAACCTCCGGCCCATCAGTCCAACGGTCACCACTCTCCTGGCCAGAAAAATCATCACCCGCCTGAGAGCCACCACCATTATCACTTCCATCGCGCTGCTGCTCATCACTCATATACGATTCCTAGTGTTCGCTTGATCGTACAACCACTATCCACAGGGGTTGCTAACGCCGCTAACCGTGAAGCCAGTCGAACAGGCTATCTACATCATCCGCCAGCCACACAGGCTGACTAGCCGCTAACCGAGCGGGGGTATGCACACCGTAAGTAACGCCCACACGATCCATATTAATAGACCTTGCCATTTCAAGGTCATACTCGGTATCACCCACCATCACAGCGCGCTCAACGGGAACCTTTAGCTCTTCGAGCAGCTCAAGGAGCATCTGCGGATGAGGCTTAGAGCGCGTTTCATCTGCTGTTCGGCTGGCATTAAACCAACCACCTGACTCTGTTTCGGCAAAAACCCGATCTAGACCACGACGACTCTTTCCCGTCGCCACCGCCAAACGCTGATAAGGACGCTCACGCAGACGAGCAACTTGCTCTTTAACGCCTTCAAAAAAAGGCATGGGTGTCGAATCACCATGAACGAAATGGTAGGCATAGCGTTGACGCAAGCGCTCGGCCTGAACCGCTTCAATACCAGGACATAACGTCGCTATCGCCTCAGGCAGGCCCAAGCCAATAATATTCTCGATAGCACTAACGTCTAACTCATTCCACTCGGCATCAGAAGCAGCTGCCTGCATGCAGGCGACAATTTTCGGCACGGAGTTCATCAATGTGCCATCCCAATCAAAGATAATTAGCTCATAGCGCATTTCGCTTCCTTATTTACGAGCGCGTTTTAACGCTTCTTCCAATGCTTCAGGCAGCGGTGCTTTCACCGTAACGGGTCGACCATTGCCAGGCTCAGGAAACGTTAATGCACGGGCATGAAGAAATAGACGCCCCAAACCAAGGCGCTGCGCCATATGATTACTCTCGCGGGTACCGTATTTATCGTCGCCCAGTAAGGCGTGACCAGCATGAGCCGCATGGACACGAATCTGATGAGTGCGGCCAGTCACAGGCTCCGCCTCTATCAGCGTGACCTTTTCAAAGGTTTCCACTACCGAAAAGTGAGTCCGTGAAACCTTGCCATTTGGATCTACCCGCACTCGCCTTTCACCGTTACCCGCATCAAAGCGGTCTAAGCGAGCACTCACATAGCTCTTCCGAGCAGGCCAACGACCACTCACTAACGCTAAGTAGCGTTTGTCCATTGCATGTTTTTTCAGCGATTCGTTGAGTGTGACGAGCGCATCACGAGATTTTGCCAACAGTAAACAGCCCGATGTATCACGATCCAATCGGTGGACAAGCTCTAAAAAAGTAAGGTCATCGCGCACTTGCCGAAGCGCTTCAATGAGGCCAATTTTAACGCCACTTCCTCCATGGACTGCCAATCCGGATGGTTTGTTAATCACCATCCAATCGGGTCCTTCCATAATGACGCTACCAATTAATAAATCACGTAAGTTGTCACTCACCTCTTTAACCGCTTCTCTCGGTGCTAATCGCAGTGGCGGCACACGCACTAGATCACCCGCTTGAAGTCGATAATCTACTTTGACGCGTTTTTTATTAACCCTTACTTCGCCTTTCCGCACAATGCGATAAATCAATGCACGAGGAGCACCTTTTAAACGCGTCATCAGAAAATTATCGATTCGCTGACCTGCTTGTTCCGGGGCGATATCCACCCACTGTACTTCCCGCCCTTCGGACATTAACGCTCACTCCTGGTGTGATCTAATAGCGACAGGCTAAAAACGGCATTCTAGCGTAGACCAATGCGCATTGCGTCAATTGCTGGTAGTTGTCTTTACTGTTATATTCCAAAACGTTCAGCGGCCAAGTGTGGCTTACCCGTAAACAGACACGTCGTAACGGGAGCACTACCACGCTTGCCAAGCGCCTGCCCGACAAACACGCAGGCCAGAGCACAGGCAAAATGGCGTAGTGTACGCATTACCCACACGCCTTACGTACTGGATATACAGTTACTCTGTCGCATGCTTTTTGACGGCAGAGACACTTTTGCTTCGCCCGCAATGGCAGGCAATTGAATTAACAAACGTCACGCCCCAAGCAGCCTATCCTGTTCGTCACAAGGTGACGCTTGACTTGGGGCGCCAAGTTCAACGCTGTGCCGATGACCGGCGTTGACGAATCGATGAATGCTAGGTGTTGGCGGTGTCAGCAGAGCCGGATGGACGTGACAGCCACCGAAACATGTTCTGCCTCCGCCACGTACTCAACGCCCTTTCGGCCGGGTCGGCATGATTGCCTTCCCGGCTTAATGCGTCAGCATAGCAATGCGCCGAGCACAAGCACGCAGCACCCAGCGATTCGTCTACGCCACGCCTAGACGGCTCGTCGGCTCGCAATGCTATGTGAGACAATATGAAACGGATGCTGATTAACGCAACCCAGCCAGAAGAGCTGCGGGTTGCGCTGGTAGACGGGCAACGCCTTTACGATTTAGACATCGAATCTGGCGCTCGAGAACAGAAGAAAGCCAATATTTATCGGGGTAAAATCACCCGGGTAGAACCTTCCCTTGAAGCCGCTTTTGTTGATTTTGGCGCCGAACGCCATGGTTTCCTGCCACTAAAAGAAATTTCCCGCGAATATTTTATCAAAGATGTTTCTGGTCGCCCCAGCATCAAAGAGGTGCTGAAAGAGGGCCAAGAAGTCATCGTCCAAGTTGATAAAGAAGAGCGTGGCAATAAAGGGGCAGCACTGACTACCTTTATTAGTTTAGCGGGCCGCTTTCTTGTTCTGATGCCGAACAATCCCCGTGCAGGCGGTATTTCACGCCGCATTGAAGGTGATGACCGCAGCCAGCTGAAAGATGCCATGGGCCAACTGACAGTGCCAGACAAAATGGGCCTGATCGTTCGCACCGCCGGTATC includes the following:
- a CDS encoding Maf family nucleotide pyrophosphatase → MPQTNNAPLVLASSSRFRQALLDKLLLPYQCCSPDIDETPYPNETPNALVHRLALSKANAVAERFPNHCIIGSDQIALFEGDILGKPHTEERARENLARFSGQKVTFLTGLALVDTRHQRHHVHIEPFEVVFRSLSQQEIARYVALEQPLDSAGSFRMEGLGISLFEKLEGRDPNALIGLPLIALCDMLRQAGMNPLGDA
- a CDS encoding HAD-IA family hydrolase, whose product is MRYELIIFDWDGTLMNSVPKIVACMQAAASDAEWNELDVSAIENIIGLGLPEAIATLCPGIEAVQAERLRQRYAYHFVHGDSTPMPFFEGVKEQVARLRERPYQRLAVATGKSRRGLDRVFAETESGGWFNASRTADETRSKPHPQMLLELLEELKVPVERAVMVGDTEYDLEMARSINMDRVGVTYGVHTPARLAASQPVWLADDVDSLFDWLHG
- a CDS encoding RluA family pseudouridine synthase; the protein is MSEGREVQWVDIAPEQAGQRIDNFLMTRLKGAPRALIYRIVRKGEVRVNKKRVKVDYRLQAGDLVRVPPLRLAPREAVKEVSDNLRDLLIGSVIMEGPDWMVINKPSGLAVHGGSGVKIGLIEALRQVRDDLTFLELVHRLDRDTSGCLLLAKSRDALVTLNESLKKHAMDKRYLALVSGRWPARKSYVSARLDRFDAGNGERRVRVDPNGKVSRTHFSVVETFEKVTLIEAEPVTGRTHQIRVHAAHAGHALLGDDKYGTRESNHMAQRLGLGRLFLHARALTFPEPGNGRPVTVKAPLPEALEEALKRARK
- the sppA gene encoding signal peptide peptidase SppA, with amino-acid sequence MSDEQQRDGSDNGGGSQAGDDFSGQESGDRWTDGPEVVQQAKKQPLPGAESDDAETLRERQRLAQLEMMDRWVGGVLTEQRRTRRWKLFFRLMLLAIVLIPLTAMLYRVFLAEPTASLPTESHVALVEVHGVIASDAPANAERIIKGLDRAWSSESAAAVVLHIDSPGGSPVQSQRIYDEIMRLRDQGDKPIIAVIEDIGASGAYYVASAADSIVASRASLVGSIGVIYAGFGFQEAINQIGVERRVMTAGENKAFLDPFQPLDEEAADFWQGVLTQTHEQFIDDVKAGRGDRLSNSPEIFSGLIWSGEQALELGLIDELASLEQVAREQAGEAEWENYTPSLDPFERLTRRFTQTAAEVLGLQHAHAPLRFQAQ